The segment ttgcattatcataccAAGAGCAAGGTCAATGTTGTCCTCAGTGGTTGCAGTTGGAGGCCTCCCTAGTGTGGGATCATCTTCTACACTCTCCCTGCCACGCTGGAATTCATTTACCCAGCGTTTGACTGTTGCATATGAAGGAGCATTGTCTGTTAAGTTTCTCACCATATCTTCATGAATTTCTGATGGAGACATGCCTTTCAAATGAAAGTACTTTATGACAGTACGATactcagttttctccattttccttgcAA is part of the Octopus sinensis unplaced genomic scaffold, ASM634580v1 Contig19240, whole genome shotgun sequence genome and harbors:
- the LOC115232063 gene encoding protein GVQW3-like is translated as MEKTEYRTVIKYFHLKGMSPSEIHEDMVRNLTDNAPSYATVKRWVNEFQRGRESVEDDPTLGRPPTATTEDNIDLALGMIMQDHRISCRQIAEGLGILNERADNIVTKELGFSKVSTP